The following proteins come from a genomic window of Miscanthus floridulus cultivar M001 chromosome 2, ASM1932011v1, whole genome shotgun sequence:
- the LOC136516891 gene encoding uncharacterized protein: protein MAKVPDLGSDFAQKLLRDLRHRRERLGFESSSAPAKGGAPSTNAPRARDAYSNAQKPPQVQKPQQAAPRVATRSQAATSISRRQGNSSSIARPGTPRRHDAPAVAHSHAIVPFQGGGGGKQMAPAVNAGGVDVQMALALALSNSGKLQNVHLGSVFFGEPRRTGTASQARHHLLAPGTHVGKVAIGVQKLNDILVAYSSGGAAGARRGSVEIGKQLLRGAMDLEESLSMLMMLQDASDYMEMGNSGNGGKVLLLEGKESWKSSAAPRSTTSASATARLVEIVDGDSEETEQADDAKSPSDAFLQIVPHGMSQSYKPNHISPLQFAGAANNRKGNATSVEKDGSKLRMPSLIAKLMGLENLPSAKTVAERKGTERFVKPEAVPRKSTAANVMAGTLPIRIIASERMTSRGQIKNFQTREWNISLTKSEEPVLSSRFSHLTVDKQTRQTMRQMSSKQEGTERRVSVNQVTDEKIVHQDTKLTEDSSQQKTTVSAGRKMNFLQRFTKNGKNKSATEEKTIVAENKQKLGKKQTTGIKQRDSEVKPRKTREKYNTENLASPGNKALGKNGKAANTDQMRRQAQSKPSDKQIVEKKVKNYRQMKSETAIQSLEQKRSLKSEPTHTKEKLELITLTELQNGECTEVDDTRSCKPSDNTPGDDGLCEQSAAEMEDSSTTREALSYQSEKELTEEINDPTTAVAQTTPESIVETNDDRVNHTVSETIQTLETFPEGEQQQQQLQQMKEVNGQSINGFDHIVKPSNPNDLKNHKMDVTCDSFTENQLLLAEMLLKDPYLLETAKAITGFHVPVSVVQVNTGKWLDKGNKVLSDIGREVIRRKGKRTEAIVDVSVTRTANLKLQTLDDLIRELDSDIQSLPIPKKIQQQSGHSTAENLKMVLRSDMENMHSDANSVWNFGWNRVWDLPIEKNEVVKDLEKNILGGIITDVARELIDVSLRHRCCACES from the exons ATGGCCAAGGTGCCCGATCTCGGCTCCGACTTCGCCCAGAAGCTGCTCAGggacctccgccaccgccgcgagCGGCTCGGCTTCGAGTCCTCCTCCGCGCCGGCGAAGGGCGGCGCGCCGAGCACCAACGCGCCTCGGGCTCGGG ATGCTTATTCGAATGCTCAGAAACCACCTCAAGTTCAGAAGCCACAACAAGCAGCTCCTCGGGTAGCAACAAGATCACAAGCAGCAACGAGCATATCA CGCCGGCAAGGCAACAGCAGCTCCATTGCCAGACCAGGGACGCCGCGCCGCCATGACGCGCCGGCCGTCGCCCATTCGCACGCCATCGTGCCgttccaaggaggaggaggaggcaagcAGATGGCGCCCGCGGTCAACGCCGGCGGTGTGGACGTGCAGATGGCGCTGGCCCTCGCGCTCAGCAACAGCGGCAAGCTCCAGAACGTGCATCTCGGCTCCGTGTTCTTCGGCGAGCCGCGCAGGACGGGGACGGCGTCGCAGGCGCGTCACCACCTCCTGGCTCCCGGCACGCACGTCGGCAAGGTGGCGATCGGCGTCCAGAAGCTCAACGACATTCTCGTGGCGTACTCCTCCGGCGGTGCTGCCGGCGCGAGGAGGGGCTCGGTTGAGATCGGGAAGCAGCTGCTCAGAGGCGCAATGGACCTCGAGGAGTCGCTCAGCATGCTTATGATGCTCCAGGACGCCTCGGACTACATGGAAATGGGGAACTCAGGGAACGGTGGCAAGGTGCTGCTGCTGGAGGGCAAAGAGAGCTGGAAGAGCTCTGCTGCGCCGCGTTCGACGACCTCTGCCTCTGCTACTGCAAGGCTGGTAGAGATCGTTGACGGTGATTCAGAAGAGACCGAGCAGGCCGACGATGCAAAGAGCCCGTCAGATGCGTTCTTGCAGATCGTTCCTCACGGCATGTCTCAGAGTTACAAACCGAACCACATCTCACCCTTGCAGTTCGCCGGTGCTGCAAACAATCGCAAGGGCAATGCTACAAGTGTCGAGAAGGATGGTTCAAAGTTGAGGATGCCCAGTCTGATTGCCAAGTTGATGGGGCTGGAAAATCTTCCATCAGCGAAGACGGTTGCAGAACGCAAGGGGACAGAGAGGTTTGTGAAACCTGAGGCGGTGCCAAGAAAATCGACAGCGGCAAATGTGATGGCTGGCACATTACCGATACGAATTATAGCTTCAGAAAGGATGACATCGAGAGGGCAGATCAAGAATTTTCAGACAAGAGAGTGGAATATTAGCCTGACGAAGTCTGAAGAACCTGTGCTGTCAAGTAGATTTTCACATCTCACAGTTGACAAACAAACAAGGCAGACCATGAGGCAGATGTCAAGCAAACAGGAAGGTACAGAGAGAAGAGTCAGTGTAAACCAAGTAACTGATGAGAAAATCGTTCATCAGGATACGAAGCTGACTGAAGACAGCAGCCAGCAAAAGACAACAGTCAGTGCAGGAAGAAAGATGAATTTCCTCCAAAGGTTTACAAAGAATGGAAAGAACAAATCAGCCACAGAAGAGAAAACAATTGTTGCAGAAAATAAACAGAAGCTCGGAAAGAAGCAAACCACAGGCATAAAACAGAGAGACAGTGAGGTGAAGCCAAGGAAGACGAGAGAAAAGTATAACACGGAGAACCTTGCCAGTCCTGGAAACAAGGCTCTAGGAAAGAATGGCAAGGCTGCAAACACAGATCAAATGAGAAGGCAAGCACAAAGTAAGCCGTCAGATAAACAGATCGTGGAAAAGAAGGTGAAGAATTATCGTCAAATGAAGAGTGAAACAGCCATTCAGAGTCTAGAACAGAAGAGGTCACTGAAATCAGAACCAACGCATACGAAAGAGAAGCTTGAACTCATTACACTGACAGAACTGCAGAATGGGGAGTGCACAGAAGTAGATGATACCAGAAGTTGCAAACCATCAGACAACACGCCCGGTGATGATGGTTTATGCGAGCAATCTGCAGCAGAGATGGAAGATAGTAGCACAACTAGAGAGGCTTTGTCATACCAATCTGAAAAGGAACTAACTGAAGAAATCAATGATCCAACCACTGCTGTAGCACAGACAACTCCTGAATCAATTGTTGAGACAAAT GATGACAGAGTTAATCACACAGTCAGTGAGACTATACAGACACTGGAAACATTTCCTGAGGgagaacagcagcagcagcaactgcAACAAATGAAAGAAGTGAATGGTCAATCAATAAATG GTTTCGATCATATCGTGAAGCCCAGTAATCCGAATGATTTGAAAAATCACAAgatggatgtaacatgtgattCTTTCACAGAGAATCAACTCTTGCTTGCTGAAATGTTGCTGAAGGATCCCTACTTACTTGAAACCGCAAAGGCTATTACCGGATTCCACGTCCCAGTCAGCGTGGTTCAGGTTAACACAGGGAAGTGGTTAGACAAAGGCAACAAGGTTCTTTCAGACATCGGACGCGAAGTGATCAGAAGGAAAGGCAAACGAACGGAGGCGATCGTTGATGTTAGCGTTACACGCACTGCTAACCTGAAACTACAGACGCTGGATGATCTTATCAGAGAACTGGATAGCGATATTCAGTCTCTGCCCATCCCCAAGAAAATTCAGCAACAGAGTGGCCACAGCACAGCTGAAAACCTGAAGATGGTACTCCGCAGCGACATGGAGAACATGCATTCGGATGCTAACTCGGTGTGGAACTTCGGTTGGAACCGCGTGTGGGACCTGCCGATCGAGAAGAATGAAGTCGTCAAGGATTTGGAGAAGAACATATTGGGTGGTATCATCACTGATGTAGCAAGAGAGCTTATCGATGTATCCTTGCGCCATCGGTGCTGTGCCTGTGAGTCTTGA
- the LOC136516896 gene encoding uncharacterized protein At1g01500-like gives MGDGVAFEAARKIIMHPLYAPRSSPWLDLKVFYIRVSNCVVDESAPEHLTLNHIPLSPDTVIEVNGQRSSMHTEFISSSLRRDRVDKKTEEATFVSTDNIRMTGSVRFQVFDKNDLLLTGDLDLCNANGVVGESKNSSKRWNMKCQSSTSCNGFLKGKLSNGSEYVQPMIEVYVAGTFSGTPIILTKTIQLISRRKSEMKLKLDSIPENEATEQQKEESAEDTLKVSEFQDSKSETDVDVDYNSLYSRQDFLEGEDGELSWFNAGVRVGVGIGLGVCVGIGLGVGLLVRTYQSTSRNFRRRLP, from the exons ATGGGCGACGGGGTGGCTTTTGAGGCTGCGAGGAAGATTATCATGCACCCGCTTTATGCGCCAAGGTCTTCACCGTGGCTTGACTTAAAGGTGTTCTATATTAGGGTAAGCAACTGTGTGGTGGATGAGTCTGCGCCGGAGCATCTCACGCTGAACCACATCCCTCTGTCACCTGATACAGTTATCGAGGTGAATGGCCAGCGGAGCAGCATGCATACTGAGTTCATATCCTCCTCACTGAGGAGGGACAGGGTTGACAAAAAGACAGAGGAAGCTACATTTGTCAGCACAGATAACATACGGATGACAGGGAGTGTGAGGTTCCAAGTGTTTGATAAGAATGATCTCTTGCTCACAGGAGATCTAGATTTATGCAATGCCAATGGAGTAGTTGGGGAATCAAAGAACAGCAGCAAGAGATGGAATATGAAGTGTCAGTCATCCACATCATGCAATGGCTTCTTGAAGGGAAAGCTGTCCAATGGCTCGGAATATGTACAACCTATGATTGAGGTTTATGTTGCTGGAACTTTCTCTGGTACACCTATCATATTAACAAAGACAATTCAGCTTATATCACGAAGGAAGTCTGAAATGAAACTAAAGCTTGATTCCATCCCTGAGAATGAAGCAACCGAACAACAGAAGGAAGAGTCAGCTGAGGACACTTTGAAG GTATCAGAATTCCAGGATTCCAAATCTGAGACGGATGTTGATGTTGACTATAACAGTTTGTACTCAAGGCAGGACTTTCTAGAGGGTGAGGACGGTGAGCTTTCATGGTTTAATGCTGGTGTCCGTGTTGGAGTTGGAATCGGCCTTGGCGTGTGTGTGGGTATCGGATTGGGTGTCGGCCTGCTGGTTCGTACATACCAAAGCACCAGTAGGAACTTCAGGCGGCGACTGCCCTGA